In one window of Chloroflexota bacterium DNA:
- a CDS encoding M81 family metallopeptidase — protein sequence MRIAVGGISHETNTFSTIKTDLTLFERRGVHSAEALLPAFAGTKTIVGGFIDSARSEGFEVVPTMLAEAAPSGTVTAEAFDRLTTMLLDGLRDAGPLDGVLLELHGAMVAERAGDGDAEILRRVRALVGSIPIVAVLDLHANISDGMVALADALVGYDTYPHIDMYSRGLEAGAIVHRMVAHGLRTARALRKPPLLPPLPKQCTSYDTPMRALIELAHELEGQPGMVAVTVAAGFPYADVPEAGLAVLAISEGDQSLADRVADEVAALAWARRQEFVVQCTPVEDALDIAVSHPADAGGPVLLADTADNPGAGSPCDGTILLRGLLQRGVQQAAVGAIWDPAAVKVCQKAGVGETVTLDLGGKVDALHGAPLTVTGRVRLLTDGSFVNLGPMNAGAETRMGPTAVLAIDGVDVIVTSNRVQALDAGMFRSQGIDPGRKRVLVLKSSVHYRGAFEPLASRVVEVDTPGLSNSDLSRFRYQHVRRPIFPLDPME from the coding sequence ATGCGGATCGCGGTTGGCGGCATCTCCCACGAGACGAACACCTTTTCGACCATTAAGACCGACCTGACGCTCTTCGAGCGGCGCGGCGTCCACAGCGCCGAGGCGTTGCTGCCGGCCTTCGCCGGCACCAAGACGATCGTCGGCGGGTTCATCGACTCGGCGCGGTCCGAGGGCTTCGAGGTCGTGCCGACGATGCTGGCGGAGGCCGCCCCCTCCGGCACGGTCACTGCCGAGGCGTTCGACCGCCTGACCACCATGCTGCTCGACGGCCTCCGCGACGCCGGGCCGCTCGACGGCGTGCTGTTGGAGCTGCACGGCGCGATGGTGGCCGAGCGGGCCGGCGACGGCGACGCTGAGATCTTACGTCGAGTACGGGCGCTGGTAGGGTCCATCCCGATCGTCGCCGTCCTCGACCTGCATGCCAACATCTCGGACGGCATGGTCGCCCTGGCCGACGCGCTCGTCGGCTACGACACCTACCCGCATATCGACATGTACTCACGCGGTTTGGAGGCCGGCGCGATCGTCCACCGGATGGTGGCGCACGGGCTGCGGACGGCCCGCGCGCTGCGAAAGCCGCCCCTCCTGCCGCCCCTTCCCAAGCAGTGCACCAGCTACGACACGCCGATGCGGGCCTTGATCGAGCTGGCGCACGAGCTTGAGGGGCAGCCCGGCATGGTCGCGGTCACGGTGGCGGCGGGCTTCCCATATGCCGACGTACCCGAGGCCGGCCTGGCCGTCCTGGCGATCTCCGAGGGGGACCAGTCGCTCGCCGACCGGGTGGCGGACGAGGTGGCCGCGCTGGCCTGGGCCAGACGCCAGGAGTTCGTGGTCCAATGCACTCCAGTCGAGGATGCGCTCGACATCGCGGTCAGCCACCCGGCCGACGCTGGCGGCCCGGTTCTCCTGGCCGACACGGCGGACAATCCCGGCGCCGGCTCACCGTGCGACGGCACGATCCTGCTGCGCGGCCTGCTCCAGCGTGGCGTTCAGCAGGCCGCTGTCGGGGCGATCTGGGATCCCGCCGCCGTGAAGGTCTGCCAGAAGGCCGGCGTCGGCGAGACCGTCACCCTCGACCTTGGCGGCAAGGTGGATGCTCTCCACGGGGCGCCACTGACCGTGACGGGGCGAGTCCGCCTGCTCACCGACGGCAGCTTCGTGAATCTCGGCCCGATGAACGCCGGCGCCGAGACGCGGATGGGACCGACGGCCGTCCTGGCCATCGACGGCGTGGACGTCATCGTCACCAGCAACCGTGTCCAGGCGCTGGATGCTGGCATGTTCCGTTCGCAGGGGATCGACCCCGGCCGCAAGCGGGTGCTGGTGCTCAAGTCGAGCGTCCACTATCGCGGGGCGTTCGAGCCGCTGGCCTCGCGGGTCGTCGAAGTCGATACTCCGGGCCTGAGTAACTCCGATCTCTCTCGGTTCCGGTACCAGCACGTCCGCCGCCCGATCTTCCCGCTCGACCCGATGGAGTAG